TCGGCCGCCACCGAACGCACGAGATCGGCCGCGGCGGCGGCCTCGGTGGCCACCGGCACCCGCCCGGTCAGCGCGCCGAGCCCGCGGCGGTAGAGCTGCGGGACGATCACCGTCGAGCCGGAGCCGGCCACCGCCTGGGCCAGCACCGTGTACGACGCCGCGGCGATCATGAAGCCGGGCAACAGGATCAGGACGTCGGGCCCCGACGCCGGGATGATGAGCAGCTGGTCTCCGCGAGTGGGCACCCGCCCAATCTAGGAGGGCCCCGGGGCCGGTTGCCTACGAGGCGCGAGAGGCCAGCCGCAGGGCCCACACCGGGCAGGCCGCGGCGGCCGCCTTGGCCCGCCGCACCAGATGGCGCGGCACCGGTCCGGACGGCAGGATCGGGTAGCCCCACTCGTCCAGCGTGATCGCCTCGGGCAGTTCGTCGGCGCACAGGCCGTGGGCCCGGCAGGCGATCGGGTCCACCGTGAGCGTGCGCGGGGCCGTCATGACCGCACCCCGCTCATCGCGCCCAGCGGCACGGTCGCGCTGGCCCGGCACGGCACCCCGGCCAGATGGCGTTGCAGGTGACCGGGTTCGTCGGCGTTCATCGACCCGAGCGCGCTGGCGGTCAGCGCGACCGTCCCGTCGGGATGACCGCAGGCGCCGCGACCGTCGATCACCGGCAGCCGGCGATGCAGCCGGGCCAGCGCGTCGTGATCGCCCGCGGCCAGCGCGGCCAGATCGGCGGCGATCGCCGGCAGGCCGAACATGCACGGCCCGCACTGCCGGGCACCGGCCTGCGCCTGGTGCGTGACGATCCGGGTCGTCTCCTGCAGCAGGCAGGCGCCGGGCGGCAGCACGGTGAGGGAGCCGACCCCGCGGGTCATCCCGATCTCCTTGAGCTCCGGGGTGCTCAGGCCGATCCCGGCGGACCGGTCCAGGTTCATCCAGCGTCCGGCCAGCCCGCCGATCAACGCCCAGCCGGTCGGGCGAGATCCGGCGCAGGCCAGCACATCCCGGACGGAGGCGCCGGTGGGCACCTCGATCACGCCGGGCCGGGGAACGGCGCCGCCGAGGGTGAGCAGCATCGTGCCCGGCTCGGCCGGGTGGCCGACGGCGCCGAACCAGCCGGCGCCGAAGCGGGCGATCAGCGCGAGATGGGCGAACGTCTCGGCATTGTCGACCAACGTCGGCCGGCCCTCGACGCCCTTCTCCCAGATCGGCAGCCGGCCCGCCGGGCGGGCATCCCCGGTGTCCAGGAACCGCAGCAGGGCCGTCGCCTCCGAGGCCAGGTAGCGCGCCGGCACGGCGACCACCTCGATGCGGACACGCTCGTCCGGTCGCTCGGTCAGCGCGACCGCAAGGGTCTGCCGGGCCGGCGAGCCGTGATGCACGGCCAGGACCACCCGGTCGGCCCGCACCGCGCGCGCGGCGGCCACGGCGCCGTCGATCACCAGGTGCGGCGACCGGTCGATCAGGACCCGGTCCTTGGCCGCGGTCGGGTCGCCCTCGCAGCAGTTGGCCACCACCACGGCGGGCCGACGCGTCTTGCCGACCGCGGCGGCGACCGCCGCGATCTTGCGGGCGGTGGGGAACCCGGCGCCGCCCCGGCCCTGCAGTCCGGCGGCGTCCACCATGGCCGCCAGTTCGGTCGCGGACCGGTGGGGGAGCGCGCCCACCCGGCGGTGGTGGACGGTCAGGCCGATGCCCGGTCGGGCCGGCAGCAACCGGTCGCCGGCGGTCGGGGGCAACAGCTCGCTCGGGTGCGTCATCACGGCAGTCACCGGTTGGCCTCCACTCGAGTCGGGGGGTGCACGACCGCGGCCGCCGCGCGGGCGACGCTGTCGGGGTGCCGGTCCGGCCGGAGCCGGAACGCGACGGCGGCGAGAACCGCGACGATGCAGACGATGTCGATGACGATCATCCACAGCTGGTGACCGTCCCCGCCGGAGACGCCCCAACCGTGGGCCAGCGCCAGCGGCCACATCGCATAGGCCGTCAGGTGAACCGCCCGCCAGATGCGCAGCGGCAACCTCCGCCGCAGCGCGCTGGTGATGCCGATCGCCAGCAGCAGATCGACCGCGACGGTGGCCAGCCCGATCCAGAACGGGTCGTACCCGGCGCCGAACGGCAGGATGACGTCCCAGTAGTCCAGATCGACGTAGCCGTCGGCGATCGCGGTCACGATGTGCACGGCCAGGAACGCGACCGAGACCATCGACAGTGTCCGGTGCAGCCGCTGCACCCCGGCCCGGGGGAGGGCGGCGAGTTCGGCTCGGCCCGCGGTGAGGATGCCCAGCACCATCACCGCGGTGAACAGCACCAGCGAGACGGCGCCGGTGGCGCGACTGGCGAACCAGAGAAGTTGGGTGTCCATCAGTGCTCCGCAGCTGCGGGCCAGCCCGCGACAGTGGTGATCCGGCCGTCGATGTCGACCAGCAGGGCCGGCAAGCCGCGCTCGGCCAGCCAGGTCGGGGCAGCGGCGCCGAGGATGATGGCCGCGGTCGCCGCGGCGTTGGCATCCACGCAGGTGGCGGCGGCGACCGACGCGGTTCGCCAGTACGGGTCCGGGTTGTCGCCGGTCCGCGGGTCGATGAGGTGGTGCCGCCAGCCCCGGGCGGTCGGCCACCGGCGCGTCATGATCGACGAGGTGGCCAGCCCGCCGGACTCGATCGCCACCGTCTGGTAGGCGGTGCCGGGAAGCCGGTGATCGTCGGCGACCGAGATGCGCCAACCGCCGACGGGAGCCGTTCCGGCCACGGCGATGTCGCCGCCCAGCCCGACCAGCACACCGCCGCCGACCCGGTTGGCGATGGCGGTGGCGGCCCGGTCGGCGGCGAACGCCTTGGCCGTCGCCCCGAGGTCGAGGCCGACGCCGGCCGGCACGATGACGGTGGCCGCGTGCTGGTCGTGGTGCACGCACCCGGCGCCGGGCGCGGCCGGGCCCAGGTCGCTGCCGAGCGGCAGGGTCCCGGTCAGCGCGCGGTCCAGCACATCGGCGATGTCCCGGTCGTACCCGACGGCGACGACGGCGGCGGCGACCGTGGGATCGACCAGGCCGCCGGTGGCCGAGGCGGCCCGCAGGGCGTGCCCGAGGGCGTCGTTCAGGGTGGGGGACAGGCCGACCGGGTGCCCGGGCCGCCGCAGCAGCCGGTTGATCTCCGAGTCGTCGCGAAACCGGCTGCAGGTGGCGTCGACCTCGGCCAGGACCTCGCGCAGCCGGGCGCCGGCGGTCGCCAGGGCGGCGGCGTCGGTGACCACCAGTGTCGCGGTGGTCGACCACACCTCGAAGTCCAGCCGGGCGGTGGTCTCCACCTCCAGATCGGCGGCGCTCATCACGAGCCTCCCGAGCTGGCGTGACCGTTGCCGGCCGCGCTGGTGGTGGGGGTCGGCGCGGCCACCGTCGAGGAACTGGTCGACGAGCTGGTGGTGGAACCGGCCGACGAGGAATTGGCCGAGGGAGTGGACGACGAGGGAGTGGACGTCCCGGCCGACGACGTGGAGGTCGGGGCGGCGGACGACGATGACGTGGTCGACCCGGTGGCCGTGGACGCGGCCGACGAGTCGGCGTCGGCGGCGTACTCCTGCGCGCTCTGCGCGTGCGCGATGCCGGCGGTGATGCCGGCGCTGGCGACCACGGCCGCGCCCACCACACCAAAGGTCAGCGCCCGGACGCGACGCCGCAGGCCGGCGCCCGTCGGTGCGGGTATCTGTGAGTTGTTCATCGGTGGTCTCGCCTCTCCGGGTCGGTCTGGACGATCGGCCCACCTTGACCATCGGGGCCCGACCTGTGGGCCTGCTGTATGCATTCCCGGCGGTATCTGAGAGTTCAAGAACCTCCGGACTGCGCGTGGGAGCGGCCCTGACTCTGGTTCGGCGACCGGGTGGGCGCGGCCGGGACCGTGGGCGCGGCCGTGGTCGGTGGCACGGTGAGGTGGGTCGGCGCACTGGCCGACGACGGGGCCGACGGTGCCGCCGAGGGGGCGGCGGATTGGGTCGAGGGCGCCGTGACCGTGGTGGGTGTCGTCGGATCGGCCTCGACGGTGCTCGTGGTCGCGACCGAGGCGGCACTGTGCGCGGCCTCGGCCAGGCTGACGGTCAGCACCGCCGACCCGACGCCGGCCACACCGGCCACCCACATGGTGATCCGGCGCACACGTCGCCGCAGGTACGGCCCGGTGGTGGGGTGGTCGAAGGAGTTCCGGGCAGCCACGATGTGCTCGCCTCCCTGGCTCGGGTGGTTCGGTCAGAGCCGAGCATGCGGGCGGCGAGTCAGAGTCTTCTCAGAATCACGGGTGCCGCGGCTGCGGTCACCCGCCCCGCTCACGGTCGCGCGGTGGCCGAGTGCCCGGCCGGCCGGCTCGTCCACGGGGAGGTGGACGGCACCAGCAGGGTGGCCGCAGCGACCCCGACCACCAGGGCGAGCACGATGCTCAGATAGCGCCAGCGCCGTCGCCGGGCGGCCGCGCCGGACAGCGAGGCCCGCAGCTCGCGCCAGGACACCACGATCGCGTCCCACAGATGCCCGAGCAGGTGCACGGCCAGGAACGCCACGAAGAACCAGAAGCTCGTCTGGTGGGCGGTGAGCAGCAGGCCGGAGCCGCTCGGCCCGACCAGGATGAGCGCGACGCCGGTCCCCAGCACGGCCAGGGCAGCCACGATGATCAGCGGTCCGAGCAAGCGCAACGGCAGCGGCGGTGGACCCTTGCGCCGGTAGGTGGGGGCGCCGGAGTAGTACCGGGTGAAGCGGTAGGCCGTGCTGGCCGACTTGAGCACCACCGGTCCGATGAGCAGGGCGCCGACGATCACGTGCAGGGTGAGCAACTGCCGCACGCTGAGCAGGGTGACGGCCTCCACGGCCAGCAGGGCGACCAGCACGATCCCGGTCGCCGCGGTCAACCGGGTGTTGCCCCGGGTCGGGTCGACGGGTTCCTCGGGCCGATCCAGGATGGCCAGATCGGCGGTCGATCGGGGCAATGACACCCATCCGGGGATCTTCACCGGGCGCTCCCTTCGCGCCGCCGAGCAGGGGCGGCGCGATCCAGCCTGCGGCGGCGGTCTCAGAAAGCTCTCAGAAAATCCATCGGTGTGACGCGCGCGGCTCACCCTGGTCGGTTGATGCTGTTGATGCAGGAGTGACCGATACTGATCGGGCGCCGGACCAGGCGCCCACTGCCATACCGAGAGGCTCATCGATGTTCAACGACAACGGGTCGTTCCTGCTTGCCCTGCTGGAATTCTTTCTCTTCTTCGCCTGGATCATGTGCTTGTTCTGGATCTTCGGCGACATTTTCCGCAGCCGGGACATCGGTGGGGTGGCCAAGACCTTCTGGGTGCTGTTCGTGATCCTCATCCCGTGGCTCGGCATCCTGGTCTACCTGCTGGCCCGCGGCAAGGGCATGCACGAGCGGCAGCTCGAGCAGATGAAGGCCGTGCAGGAAGCGCAGAACGAGTACATCAAGTCGGTGGCCGGAGCGAGCACCAACCCGGCCGACCAGATCGCCTCGGCCAAGTCCCTGCTGGACAGCGGCGCGATCAACCAGGCCGAGTTCGACAAGCTCAAGGCCAAGGCGCTCGCGGCCTGACCTGCTCCTTCTCTGGTGGCCGGCGCGCACCGTGGTGCGTGCCGGCCGTCAGAGGTCGGCGTTGCCGATGCCGTCGTCCAACGGCGGGCCGCCCCGCTCACCCTTCATCTTCATCGGGATGAACATGTTCGGCTTGATGTCCTGCATCTGGTAGGACGTGTCGACCACGCAGTCCACCGGGCCCCGAATCTGCAACTCCCCGACGTTGAAGAACGCCACCGCATCCCCGCGGGCGCGGCTCACCGTCGCCTTCACGATCACCCCGACCTGCTGGTCCGGGCTGTCCTCGTCGAATCCCGGCACGCTGTCCCACCCGGCCTGCTGGCCCGGATTGCTCGACCCCTGGCGCGAGATCGCGGCGACTCGGGCCTCGCCCTTGGCGTCGGCGAACGGTACGTACGCCGACGCGGCCGTCGTGAAATCCGGGGGTCCGTCTCCCATGGCCCGCACGGTGCCCTGGACCGCCTGCCGGTAGAACCGGTGCCAGATCGGGATGCCGCGGTAGGCGTCCAGGGTGGACGTCAGGAACCTGTTCAGCGACGGGATGATCGCCGGGTCGCGCACGGCCTTCTCATACAGCAGGACGTTGGCCCCGACGATCTCGGTGAACCCCAGTCCGTTGAGCACGACGTTGCGCAGCGTGAAGTCGGTGTTCTCCACCACCCAGGCCCGCACCGGATAGGCCTTGCGATAGGCCGAGATGTCCCGCAGTTCGACGTCGCGGCGAACGGCCCGCCCCTCGGCGCGCGACCCGGTGAGCAGCCCGGGCACGGGGACCGGAGCGACCAGGGCCGGGCGGACCGGTTCCTCGTCCGCCGCCGTCGGGCCTGATCGGCCGGGTCCGCTCCGGGTGCGCTGAGCCGGATGGGTTGCCACTGGCGCGGTCCGTCCCATCGACCCACTGTAGTCCGGCGATGGCTATCCGTCCCGGGTCCGTGACACCCTGACCGCGCCGCACCCGAGGCACGCGACCCACCCAGGGCAGAGGAGAACTTAGGTGACCGCACCGGTGAACGACTTCCGGCAACGACTGCAGCGCCGGGAGCAGCTGATCGGCATCTTCGCCACGCTGGGCTCGCCGGCGCTGACCGAACAACTGGCCGGGGCCGGCTTCGACTGGATCCTGCTGGACACCGAGCATTCGCCCAACGACGTGCCCGAGCTGATCACCCAGCTGCAGGTGCTGGCCGCGTTCGACGTGGCCGCCCTGGTCCGTCCGGCGTGGTCGGATCCGGTGTTGATCAAGCGGGTGCTCGACGCCGGCGCCCAGTCCCTGCTCATCCCTTACATCGAGACCGCCGAGGCGGCCGCCGACGCGGTACGGGCGACCCGCTACCCGCCGGCCGGCATCCGCGGGGTGTCCAGCGGCAGCCGGGCCGCCGGGTACGGCCAGCGGGCCGACTACCTGCGGACCGCCGACGACCAGATCTGCGTCCTCGTGCAGATCGAAACCCGGCTCGGCCTGGACAATCTGGAGGCGATCGCGGCCGTGCCTGGGGTGGACGGGGTGTTCATCGGACCCAACGACCTGGCCGCGTCCATGGGCCATCTGGGCCGGGCCACCCACCCGGACGTGCTCGCCGCGGTGGACGACGCGTTCGCCCGGCTGGCCGCGCTGGACGTGGCCAGCGGCTACCTGACCGCAGACCCCGACGAGGCGCGCCGGGTGGCGGCCAAGGGCGTGCACGTGATGGGGGTGGCCACCGACACCTCGATCGTGAACACCGGCGCGGCTGCGGTCCGCGCCGGTGTCCGACGACCCTGAATCAGGCCGTGAGAATCAGGCCGTGAGAATCAGGCCCTGAGAATCAGGCCGTGAGAATCAGGCCTTGGCCTGCATGGACTCCCGAGCCGGGTTGCCCTGCTTGGCCGCCTTGGGGTCCTTCTCGTCCTGCTTGGCCCGCACGCCCTGCTCGACGCGGTCGCCCAGGTTCTTGTCCACGTTGCGCCAGTACTCGAAGGCCCGGGCCAGGATCGGCTCGCTGACCCCGTTGAGCAGATGGCCGACGATGTTGTCCACCAACCGGCCCCGCGCCGCGTCGTCCAGGACCTCCCGGACCAGCGTGCCGGCCTGGCCCCAGTCGTCGTCCTCGGGGCGCAGCGTGTAGGCGGTGCGCACCATCTCGCCGTCGGCGTGCCAGCGGCCGCCGTCGTCGGTCAGCGACGGGTCCGCCGCCGGGCCGCCGTAGGAATTGGGCGCGTACACCGGGTCGGTCACCGGGGTGATCCGCATCCGGCCGTCCTTGGAGTAGGCGTGCACCGGCACCTTGGGCGCGTTGACCGGGATCTGCTTGTAGTTCACCCCGAGCCGGGCGCGGTGCGCGTCGGCGTAGGAGAACCCGCGGGCCAGCAGCATCTTGTCCGGGGACAGGCCGGTGCCGGCGACCAGGTTGTTCGGCTCGAACGCGGCCTGCTCGATCTCGGTGTGATAGTCGGTGACGTTCCGGTTCAGGGTGAGCCGGCCCACCTCGTGCAGCGGGTAGTCGCTGTGCGGCCACACCTTGGTCAGATCGAAGGGGTTGAACCGGTAGGTCTTGGCCTCCTCGAACGGCATGATCTGCATCTTGAGGGTCCAGCTGGGGAACTCGCCGGCCTCCAAGTGTTCCCACAGATCCCGCTGGTGGTAATCGGTGTCGACCGCGGCCATCTGGTCGGCCTCGTCCTGGGTGAAGCACTCGACACCCTGGTCGGTCTTGAAATGATATTTGACCCAGAACTTCTCGCCCGCGGCATTGATCCACAGGTAGGTGTGGCTGGAGTAGCCGTTCATGTGCCGCCAGGTGCGCGGGATGCCGCGGTCGCCCATCAGCCAGGTGACCTGATGCGCCGACTCGGGGGACAGGGTCCAGAAGTCCCACTGCATGTCGTGATCGCGCAGGTTGTTGCCCGAGCGCCGCTTCTGCGACCGGATGAAGTGCTGGAACTTCATCGGATCCCGGATGAAGAACACCGGGGTGTTGTTGCCGACGATGTCCAGGTTGCCTTCCGATGTGTAGAACTTGATCGAAAAGCCTCGGGGGTCACGCCAGGTGTCGGGTGAGCCGCGCTCCCCGGCCACGGTGGAGAACCTGATCAGCAGATCGGTTTTCGCGCCGGGCGCGAAGACCGCGGCCCGGGTGTAGGCACTCACGTCCTGGGTGACCTCGAACGTGCCGTAGGCGCCGCCGCCCTTGGCGTGCGGCTGGCGCTCCGGGATGCGCTCGCGGTTGAAGTTGGCCATCTGCTCGAGCAGGTAGTGATCCTGCAGCAGCAGCGGGCCGTCGGGCCCGATCGTCAGCGAGTGCTCGTCGCTGGCTACCGGAATACCGGCATCGGTGGTGGTCGCCGGGCGTGGTTCGGTCGCCGTCATGCGGTCCCCTCTCGTCAAGGTGAGCGGCCCGGGAACCGACCGGATCGGCGGTGGTCGGACGGGCCGGCACCAGTCGTGTTCCCCGCGGCGGCGACGGCAACCCATTGTCTGAATTCAGGTCTTGACAGGCAGCTCCGGTGGTTCCATCCTAAGAACCGAAACCGAATCTGTTTCGGTTTAACCATAGCCTCTCCACCAGCACCGACACGACCGCCGCCCCGTCCTACCCTGCTCAAGAAGGAGCAAGCCGGTGAGCCTGTCCGCCCCCAGCGCCACTGATCGATCCACCCCGGGAGGCCGTATGCCGACGTCCCCCGGGGCACCCCCGGAACACCTCAAGACCAACGCGCTGGGCGCCGGCGGGATCGCCTTCCTGGTGATCGCCGCGGCCGCCCCGCTGACCGTGATGGCCGGAGTGGCCCCGGTGGCGATCCTGGTCGGTGGCATCGGTGCCCCCGCCGGCTACCTGGCCGCCGGTGCGGTCCTCGCCCTGTTCGCGGTCGGCTTCATGGCGATGACCAGGCACACCGGCGGCGCCGGCGCGTTCTACAGCTACATCACGCTGGGCCTGGGCCGGACGATGGGCATGTCCTCCGGCGTGCTGGCCGTCGTTGCCTACAACGCCCTGCAGATCGGCGTGTACGGGCTGCTCGGCCAGCAGGTCGCCGACGCGATCGCCACCTTCACCGGACTCGACGTGCCCTGGTGGGCGGCCGCGCTCGTCGCCGTGGTGATCGTCTGGTTCGTCGGCCGCCGCGGCATCGATGTCGGCGCCAAGATCCTCGGGGTGCTGCTGGTCGCCGAGACGGCGATCCTGGCCCTGCTGGCCGGCGCGGTGATCGTGCAGGGCGGGGCCCCGGACACCAGTGCCCTGTCGGCCGCCTCGTTCAGCCCGGAAGCGATGTTCGCGCCGGGCATGATCGGCGTGCTCGCGTTCTGCTTCGCCGCGTTCATGGGCTTCGAGTCGACCGCCCTGTACCGCCCGGAGGCGCGCGATCCGCAGCGTTCGATCCCGCGCGCCACCTACGGCGCGGTGGTCTTCATGGGACTGTTCTACTGCCTGATCGTCTGGGCGATCATCCAGGCGTACGGGAACGAGGGCGTCCTGTCGGCGGCCGCCGCCGACCCGGCGTCGCTGTTCTTCGTGGCCATCGAGCAGTACGTGGGTCCCTGGGCCTCCGACGTGATGTACGTGCTGATCATGACCAGCGTGCTGGCCTCGCAGATCGCCTTCCACAATGCGATCAACCGCTACACGTTCAACCTGGCCCGGGACGGTCTGCTGCCGGCGAAACTGGCGCACACCCACCCCCGGTTCGGTTCGCCGTCGGTGGCCGGGGCGGTGCAGTCGATCCTGGCCGCGGTGGTGATCGCCGCGTTCGCCATCGCCGGCGCCGACCCCTACACGGACCTGCTGCTCAAGGTGAACACGCCGGGCGTCGTCGGCATCATCGCGCTGCAGGCGCTGACCTCGTTCGCGGTGGTCGCCTACTTCTGGCGCCGCCGGCACACCGTCTCGGCCCGGGTCGCCACCACCTGCGCCGCGCTGGCCGCGGTGCTGCTGACCGCCGCGGCAATCGCGCTGGCCCTGCACATCGACCTGCTGACCACCGCCGAGGGCGTGACGAACGTGCTGCTGGTCGGCATCGTGCCGGTCACCTTCGGGGCCGCCGCCCTCGCGGCCCGGGTGCTCAAGGCCCGCCGGCCGGCCGTGTACGCGGGCATCGGCGCCGTGCACGCCGAGGACAGGCACATCCCGGCCGCCGAACCGACCGACGAGGAGCTGGCCCCGTGAACCCCGACCTGATCGTCACCGCCGACACCGTGCACACCCTGGACCCGAGCCGCCCGGCCGCCACCGCGGTCGCGATCACCGGCGGGACCATCACCGCCGTCGGCGACCGCTCACAGGTCACCGCCTGGCGTGGCACCGGCACCCGGGTGATCGAGCTGGGCGCGGCCACCGTGACCCCGGGCCTCGTCGACGGCCACATCCATCCGGTTCTGGGGCTGGATCTGACCCGCGGCGCCGACCTGTCCGCCGTCCGCGACCTGGACGAGCTCACCGCCGCGCTGCGCCGGGCCCAGCGGGACGAGCCGGGGGAGTGGGTGCTGGGCTGGGGACTGAACCCGAACGCGTTCGGCCGCACCCCGCTCACCCACGAGCCGCTGGTCCGGGCGGTCGGCGACATCCCGGTGCTCGTCCTGATGTTCGACGCGCACGCGGCGATCGCCTCGCCGGCCGCGCTCAAGCGGGCCGGCATCGACGGTCCCCGCGAGTTCGCCGGCGGAGCGACCATCGTCTGCGACGAGCACGGTGTGCCCACCGGGCATCTCCTGGAGATCCCGGCCTACGAGCTGGTCCAGGCGGTGGTGCCGGAGCAGAGCCGGTCGGTGCGCCGGCAGCGGTTCCGGGATCTGCTGCAGCGGATGGCCGCGGCCGGTCTGACCGCCGGGAACGCGATGGACTTCGAGGCCGATTCGGCTGAGCTGGTCACCCATCTGGACGGCTCCGACAACGACGCGGGTGGCCTGCCGCTGCGTCTGCGGTTCGCCCCGTTCTGCATGCCCGGCGTCACCCGCGCGGAGTTGGACGAGCTGGTCGACCGGCAGCGCTCCGGCGGCGCGCGGTGGCGGGTGGACGGGGTCAAGTTCATGATCGACGGCACCGTCGACGGCGGCACCGCCTGGCTGTCCCACGCCGACACGCACGGCGAGAGCACCGCCCCGTTCTGGCCCGACCCGGCCGAATACGTCTGGGCGGCAAGATATCTGGCCGACCGCGGGGTGCCGGTCGTGACCCATGCGATCGGCGACGCCGGAGTGCGGTACGTGTTGGACGCGCTGTCGGGGACCCGCCGCGGGCGGGT
This genomic window from Nakamurella multipartita DSM 44233 contains:
- a CDS encoding ferredoxin: MTAPRTLTVDPIACRAHGLCADELPEAITLDEWGYPILPSGPVPRHLVRRAKAAAAACPVWALRLASRAS
- a CDS encoding NADH-ubiquinone oxidoreductase-F iron-sulfur binding region domain-containing protein; this translates as MTAVMTHPSELLPPTAGDRLLPARPGIGLTVHHRRVGALPHRSATELAAMVDAAGLQGRGGAGFPTARKIAAVAAAVGKTRRPAVVVANCCEGDPTAAKDRVLIDRSPHLVIDGAVAAARAVRADRVVLAVHHGSPARQTLAVALTERPDERVRIEVVAVPARYLASEATALLRFLDTGDARPAGRLPIWEKGVEGRPTLVDNAETFAHLALIARFGAGWFGAVGHPAEPGTMLLTLGGAVPRPGVIEVPTGASVRDVLACAGSRPTGWALIGGLAGRWMNLDRSAGIGLSTPELKEIGMTRGVGSLTVLPPGACLLQETTRIVTHQAQAGARQCGPCMFGLPAIAADLAALAAGDHDALARLHRRLPVIDGRGACGHPDGTVALTASALGSMNADEPGHLQRHLAGVPCRASATVPLGAMSGVRS
- a CDS encoding ferric reductase-like transmembrane domain-containing protein; its protein translation is MDTQLLWFASRATGAVSLVLFTAVMVLGILTAGRAELAALPRAGVQRLHRTLSMVSVAFLAVHIVTAIADGYVDLDYWDVILPFGAGYDPFWIGLATVAVDLLLAIGITSALRRRLPLRIWRAVHLTAYAMWPLALAHGWGVSGGDGHQLWMIVIDIVCIVAVLAAVAFRLRPDRHPDSVARAAAAVVHPPTRVEANR
- a CDS encoding FAD:protein FMN transferase, which encodes MSAADLEVETTARLDFEVWSTTATLVVTDAAALATAGARLREVLAEVDATCSRFRDDSEINRLLRRPGHPVGLSPTLNDALGHALRAASATGGLVDPTVAAAVVAVGYDRDIADVLDRALTGTLPLGSDLGPAAPGAGCVHHDQHAATVIVPAGVGLDLGATAKAFAADRAATAIANRVGGGVLVGLGGDIAVAGTAPVGGWRISVADDHRLPGTAYQTVAIESGGLATSSIMTRRWPTARGWRHHLIDPRTGDNPDPYWRTASVAAATCVDANAAATAAIILGAAAPTWLAERGLPALLVDIDGRITTVAGWPAAAEH
- a CDS encoding SHOCT domain-containing protein, which codes for MFNDNGSFLLALLEFFLFFAWIMCLFWIFGDIFRSRDIGGVAKTFWVLFVILIPWLGILVYLLARGKGMHERQLEQMKAVQEAQNEYIKSVAGASTNPADQIASAKSLLDSGAINQAEFDKLKAKALAA
- a CDS encoding HpcH/HpaI aldolase family protein yields the protein MTAPVNDFRQRLQRREQLIGIFATLGSPALTEQLAGAGFDWILLDTEHSPNDVPELITQLQVLAAFDVAALVRPAWSDPVLIKRVLDAGAQSLLIPYIETAEAAADAVRATRYPPAGIRGVSSGSRAAGYGQRADYLRTADDQICVLVQIETRLGLDNLEAIAAVPGVDGVFIGPNDLAASMGHLGRATHPDVLAAVDDAFARLAALDVASGYLTADPDEARRVAAKGVHVMGVATDTSIVNTGAAAVRAGVRRP
- a CDS encoding catalase; translated protein: MTATEPRPATTTDAGIPVASDEHSLTIGPDGPLLLQDHYLLEQMANFNRERIPERQPHAKGGGAYGTFEVTQDVSAYTRAAVFAPGAKTDLLIRFSTVAGERGSPDTWRDPRGFSIKFYTSEGNLDIVGNNTPVFFIRDPMKFQHFIRSQKRRSGNNLRDHDMQWDFWTLSPESAHQVTWLMGDRGIPRTWRHMNGYSSHTYLWINAAGEKFWVKYHFKTDQGVECFTQDEADQMAAVDTDYHQRDLWEHLEAGEFPSWTLKMQIMPFEEAKTYRFNPFDLTKVWPHSDYPLHEVGRLTLNRNVTDYHTEIEQAAFEPNNLVAGTGLSPDKMLLARGFSYADAHRARLGVNYKQIPVNAPKVPVHAYSKDGRMRITPVTDPVYAPNSYGGPAADPSLTDDGGRWHADGEMVRTAYTLRPEDDDWGQAGTLVREVLDDAARGRLVDNIVGHLLNGVSEPILARAFEYWRNVDKNLGDRVEQGVRAKQDEKDPKAAKQGNPARESMQAKA
- a CDS encoding APC family permease translates to MPTSPGAPPEHLKTNALGAGGIAFLVIAAAAPLTVMAGVAPVAILVGGIGAPAGYLAAGAVLALFAVGFMAMTRHTGGAGAFYSYITLGLGRTMGMSSGVLAVVAYNALQIGVYGLLGQQVADAIATFTGLDVPWWAAALVAVVIVWFVGRRGIDVGAKILGVLLVAETAILALLAGAVIVQGGAPDTSALSAASFSPEAMFAPGMIGVLAFCFAAFMGFESTALYRPEARDPQRSIPRATYGAVVFMGLFYCLIVWAIIQAYGNEGVLSAAAADPASLFFVAIEQYVGPWASDVMYVLIMTSVLASQIAFHNAINRYTFNLARDGLLPAKLAHTHPRFGSPSVAGAVQSILAAVVIAAFAIAGADPYTDLLLKVNTPGVVGIIALQALTSFAVVAYFWRRRHTVSARVATTCAALAAVLLTAAAIALALHIDLLTTAEGVTNVLLVGIVPVTFGAAALAARVLKARRPAVYAGIGAVHAEDRHIPAAEPTDEELAP
- a CDS encoding amidohydrolase — its product is MNPDLIVTADTVHTLDPSRPAATAVAITGGTITAVGDRSQVTAWRGTGTRVIELGAATVTPGLVDGHIHPVLGLDLTRGADLSAVRDLDELTAALRRAQRDEPGEWVLGWGLNPNAFGRTPLTHEPLVRAVGDIPVLVLMFDAHAAIASPAALKRAGIDGPREFAGGATIVCDEHGVPTGHLLEIPAYELVQAVVPEQSRSVRRQRFRDLLQRMAAAGLTAGNAMDFEADSAELVTHLDGSDNDAGGLPLRLRFAPFCMPGVTRAELDELVDRQRSGGARWRVDGVKFMIDGTVDGGTAWLSHADTHGESTAPFWPDPAEYVWAARYLADRGVPVVTHAIGDAGVRYVLDALSGTRRGRVPHRIEHIETIPTELVGRFRALDVTASMQPTHCTLYTSADQSDNWSQRLGPDRARRAFRCRDLADAGARLALGSDWPVAPFDPRGVIADAQLRRPHGRGDADPVQPGQALTAAQALRGYTTAAAEAAGLGQVSGRIAVGLRADLSAFGLDPLIAAPDEFAQAPVPLTVVDGTVVHRAD